One Dokdonia sp. Dokd-P16 genomic window carries:
- a CDS encoding outer membrane protein assembly factor, producing the protein MNRFWLYILLMLCCSLANAQESIVEEFTIHGNKKLKTSFIKLISDLHIDSPLDSTMLEVDIIRLKRLPAVRHAYYQVIRSFDNYEVRYHIEEHITINPQLNIYTTNDDEFAFRIGLYEFNTLGRNIAFGGFYQRDIFDSYGVNLRVPFLFNNKFGIAINAQRLTTQEPVFLEEGTADYKYSNTSFEVLGLYAINFKHRVEAGVNLFNEKYEYLAGATSAGVPQEFNVDKILLKGIYEYDALDYYYQYISGFKSTFNVQHVMANDSRLPDFTIWWNDFQYFTRVGDKGNWANRLRVGLASNADSPFAPFSVDNNLNIRGVGNTIDRGTGVIVINTEYRHTLVDKESFVLQGNAFVDAGSWRNPGGDFDDFGDDQNLRVYPGLGLRFTHKKIFNATFRIDYGYGITPNSTSGFVFGVGQYF; encoded by the coding sequence ATGAATCGCTTCTGGTTATATATTTTACTTATGCTGTGTTGCTCTCTGGCTAATGCGCAAGAAAGCATTGTGGAGGAATTTACCATTCATGGCAATAAAAAACTTAAGACTTCTTTTATTAAACTCATTAGTGATTTGCATATAGATAGTCCTTTAGATTCTACCATGCTAGAGGTAGATATCATTAGACTCAAAAGGCTGCCTGCAGTACGTCACGCATATTATCAAGTGATTCGTTCTTTTGATAATTATGAAGTTCGCTATCATATTGAAGAGCATATAACGATAAATCCTCAACTTAATATCTATACCACAAATGATGATGAATTTGCTTTTAGAATAGGCTTATATGAGTTCAACACCTTAGGAAGGAATATTGCCTTTGGGGGATTTTATCAACGAGATATTTTTGATTCTTACGGAGTGAATCTTAGAGTGCCATTCTTGTTCAATAATAAGTTCGGGATTGCGATTAATGCGCAGCGATTAACCACGCAGGAGCCTGTGTTTCTAGAAGAAGGTACTGCAGATTATAAGTATAGTAACACCTCTTTTGAAGTGCTAGGATTATATGCTATTAACTTTAAACATCGGGTAGAAGCAGGTGTAAATTTATTTAATGAAAAGTATGAATACCTAGCTGGTGCGACTTCTGCAGGGGTTCCTCAAGAATTTAATGTAGATAAGATTCTTTTAAAAGGTATTTATGAGTACGATGCTCTAGACTACTATTACCAGTATATATCTGGTTTTAAGAGCACTTTTAATGTGCAGCATGTCATGGCAAATGATAGTAGATTACCCGATTTTACAATCTGGTGGAATGATTTTCAATATTTTACTAGAGTAGGTGACAAAGGAAACTGGGCAAACAGGTTACGTGTAGGTCTAGCATCTAATGCAGACTCACCATTTGCTCCATTTTCTGTAGATAATAATTTAAATATAAGAGGTGTAGGGAATACGATAGATCGTGGCACAGGAGTAATTGTAATAAATACGGAGTATAGACATACACTTGTAGATAAAGAATCATTTGTACTACAAGGTAATGCGTTTGTAGATGCTGGATCTTGGAGAAATCCAGGTGGAGATTTTGATGACTTTGGAGATGATCAAAACCTTAGGGTGTATCCTGGACTAGGATTGCGTTTTACTCACAAAAAGATTTTTAACGCAACTTTCCGTATTGATTATGGATATGGAATAACCCCAAACTCCACTAGTGGATTTGTTTTTGGTGTGGGGCAATATTTTTAA
- a CDS encoding ATP-binding protein, which yields MKRIIIFLILVMSVSLGTAQTDSLKIKERLEQLMDSSATYYEATNYSKSLELNVRIIEEAKKINDTGYLQSGFRYLGYDYLILQDTIQARESFERSQEYANLAQDSLGLGLTYMDLANLYGYSDNSINKALQYHDKSIAIFEKTKDSFNLSNAYLNTVLTLQEHERYDKSLKYLKKADQLKNQLSNSLKTSLENQWAIYYLHENNYKKVDYHLSKIFKDTLLQASKFELADSYLTYSLSLYGQKRYKEAYEYSVKYQNLYEETTEEYQNEESQKIAANFQVAEYKKNIERNELKNRLQAEIVRNQINWNKFLIVVAASSILLLILLYRMYKSKKDYVKSLTEKNIEYLTAKNESEQSTKAKTAFFSTVSHELRTPLYGVIGLSTILMDDPKLKSHQQDLKSLKFSADYLLALINDVLQINKIDSNTVIENNEVFNTRDFIKNIVSSFEYMRQQNKNNIHINIDDNVPEFVKGDATRLSQILMNLVGNACKFTENGDIYILLEASGLNDQKASIHFTIQDTGIGIPEEKQQSIFDEFSQVSSRHYTYQGTGLGLPIVQKLLALSGAEIHLSSKEGKGSTFFFTLDFEISNESLIVDPIIIIDDKQLKNKRILIVDDNRINQIVTKKILQKLEVTCSIANNGQEAVECARDNEYDLILMDINMPVKDGLEATKEIRLFNKQIPIIALTAVEVKEMRYKIYNAGLTDIIVKPYDITIFKRTILRNLQHTITDQSAIAKQLHI from the coding sequence GCTTGAAAATAAAAGAGCGATTAGAACAACTGATGGATTCGTCGGCTACGTATTACGAAGCTACTAATTATAGTAAGTCACTCGAACTCAATGTTAGAATCATTGAGGAGGCAAAAAAAATTAATGATACCGGTTATTTACAAAGTGGCTTTCGGTATTTAGGCTATGACTATTTAATCCTACAAGATACCATACAAGCTCGAGAAAGCTTTGAACGCTCTCAAGAGTACGCTAATCTTGCACAAGATAGTCTAGGCTTAGGACTTACCTATATGGATCTTGCAAATCTTTATGGTTACTCAGATAATTCTATAAATAAAGCACTTCAATATCATGACAAGTCTATTGCAATATTTGAAAAAACAAAAGACTCATTTAACTTAAGTAATGCCTATTTAAATACTGTGCTCACATTACAAGAGCATGAGCGATATGATAAGTCATTAAAATATTTAAAAAAGGCTGACCAGTTAAAAAATCAACTCTCAAACAGCTTAAAGACAAGTCTTGAAAATCAATGGGCCATCTATTACTTACACGAGAATAACTATAAGAAAGTAGATTATCATTTATCAAAAATTTTCAAGGATACATTATTACAAGCATCAAAATTTGAACTTGCAGATAGCTACCTCACTTACAGTTTGAGCCTTTATGGTCAAAAGCGCTACAAGGAAGCTTATGAATATAGCGTGAAGTATCAAAATCTGTATGAAGAAACTACAGAAGAATATCAAAATGAAGAATCTCAAAAAATAGCCGCAAACTTTCAAGTAGCCGAATACAAAAAAAATATTGAGAGAAATGAATTAAAAAATAGACTTCAAGCAGAAATTGTACGTAACCAAATAAATTGGAATAAATTTCTCATTGTTGTAGCGGCATCAAGTATTTTATTGCTCATCTTGCTTTATAGAATGTATAAAAGTAAGAAGGACTATGTAAAAAGTCTCACTGAAAAAAACATAGAATATCTTACAGCAAAAAATGAATCTGAGCAATCTACAAAAGCTAAGACAGCCTTTTTCTCTACTGTAAGTCATGAATTGAGAACTCCTCTTTATGGTGTTATAGGGCTCAGTACGATTTTGATGGATGATCCAAAATTAAAATCTCATCAACAAGATCTTAAGTCTCTCAAGTTCTCAGCAGACTATCTCCTTGCGCTCATAAATGATGTGCTACAGATCAATAAAATTGATTCAAATACGGTTATAGAAAATAATGAAGTTTTTAATACAAGAGATTTTATTAAGAACATCGTTTCTTCCTTTGAATACATGCGCCAGCAAAACAAGAACAACATTCACATTAACATTGATGATAACGTTCCAGAATTTGTTAAAGGAGATGCTACAAGGCTTTCTCAAATACTAATGAACTTAGTAGGAAACGCTTGTAAGTTTACAGAAAATGGAGACATCTATATTCTACTTGAAGCTTCTGGTTTAAATGATCAAAAGGCGAGTATTCACTTTACAATCCAAGATACGGGTATAGGGATTCCAGAAGAAAAACAACAAAGTATATTTGATGAATTTTCTCAAGTAAGCTCAAGACACTACACATATCAAGGAACTGGATTAGGACTGCCTATTGTACAAAAACTACTGGCGCTTTCTGGAGCAGAAATACACTTGTCTAGTAAGGAAGGAAAAGGATCTACATTTTTCTTTACACTAGACTTTGAGATATCAAATGAATCATTAATTGTAGATCCCATAATTATTATAGATGACAAACAACTTAAAAATAAACGCATCCTTATTGTAGACGATAATCGTATCAATCAAATAGTGACAAAGAAAATATTACAGAAACTAGAAGTTACTTGCAGCATTGCAAATAATGGTCAAGAAGCTGTAGAATGCGCTAGGGATAATGAATATGATCTTATCCTTATGGATATAAACATGCCTGTAAAAGACGGACTAGAAGCTACCAAGGAGATTAGACTCTTTAATAAACAAATCCCTATTATAGCGCTTACGGCTGTAGAGGTAAAAGAAATGCGTTACAAAATCTACAACGCTGGACTTACAGATATTATCGTAAAGCCTTACGATATCACCATTTTTAAGCGCACAATATTGCGTAACCTACAACACACAATTACTGATCAATCTGCAATTGCAAAGCAACTACATATATAA